Proteins from a genomic interval of Tautonia rosea:
- a CDS encoding Fur family transcriptional regulator, translating to MAVDHDDLHRMRSSLESAGRRSTRQREEIYTYLLRSEDHPTAEQVFEAVRQSIPNLSLATVYNALEALADAGLVIKLPSSEGSTRYDGRADGHYHLRCLRSGAVADLSTPYEPDLIESLDPGLADRLGRQGFRVTGYRLEVVGYFEDCSTHRIDDPQEN from the coding sequence ATGGCAGTGGATCACGATGACCTCCACCGGATGCGGTCCAGCCTGGAGTCGGCTGGCCGCCGATCAACACGCCAGCGCGAGGAGATCTACACCTATCTCCTCCGTTCCGAAGACCATCCGACAGCAGAGCAGGTGTTCGAAGCCGTCCGACAGTCGATCCCGAACCTGAGCCTTGCAACCGTTTACAATGCGCTCGAAGCTCTGGCCGACGCGGGCCTGGTGATCAAGTTACCCTCGAGCGAGGGCTCAACCCGCTACGATGGGCGAGCGGATGGTCATTATCACCTGCGATGTCTGCGCTCCGGAGCAGTTGCGGACCTCTCGACCCCGTACGAGCCGGACCTGATCGAGTCGCTTGATCCGGGCCTTGCCGACCGCCTCGGTCGGCAAGGCTTCCGGGTGACCGGCTATCGACTGGAAGTGGTCGGCTACTTTGAGGACTGCTCGACCCACAGGATCGACGACCCTCAGGAGAACTGA
- a CDS encoding DEAD/DEAH box helicase — protein MIQRAVEEPDLGFSDLGLSPEMLDALRRVRYATPSPIQAAVIPEALEGNDVIGQAKTGTGKTAAFGIPLIEMLEERGKGPQALILAPTRELAQQIVSEMQTLAVNHDAAICAVYGGQPIEKQLRVLQRGVDIVVGTPGRIIDHIRRGSLYLGDVVHVVLDEADRMLDIGFRPDIEKILRRVPDPHQTLLLSATLDTEIRRLADKYMYKPVELLLSKDEPSAETVNQFYVTVDQEKKTELLLHLLRRERPEQCLVFTRTKRGADKLADRIKRVVKGVAVIHGDLPQSAREKVMKAFRTGDIPVLVATDVVGRGIDVNGISHVINYDIPDDPENYVHRIGRTGRMGRNGVAYLFVTPDQGEPLTNIEMLMNRTIPPLPLGEFEAHDASGKLQQKRGAFKELFSYL, from the coding sequence TTGATTCAGCGAGCTGTTGAGGAGCCCGACCTTGGCTTCTCTGACCTGGGGCTGAGCCCCGAGATGCTCGACGCTTTGCGACGTGTCCGCTACGCAACTCCCTCCCCGATCCAGGCCGCTGTCATTCCTGAAGCCCTTGAAGGAAATGACGTCATCGGCCAGGCCAAGACCGGCACCGGGAAAACCGCGGCTTTCGGCATTCCTCTCATTGAAATGCTCGAAGAACGCGGAAAAGGGCCTCAGGCTCTGATCCTCGCCCCGACCCGGGAACTGGCCCAGCAGATTGTCAGCGAGATGCAAACTCTCGCCGTAAATCACGATGCGGCCATCTGTGCCGTCTATGGCGGCCAGCCGATCGAGAAGCAGTTGCGAGTGTTGCAGCGCGGCGTCGACATTGTTGTCGGCACCCCCGGTCGTATCATCGACCACATTCGACGCGGTTCCCTTTACCTGGGTGACGTGGTTCACGTCGTCCTGGACGAAGCCGACCGCATGCTCGACATCGGGTTTCGGCCCGACATCGAGAAAATCCTCCGGCGGGTTCCCGACCCGCACCAGACGTTGCTCCTCTCGGCCACACTGGACACGGAAATTCGTCGTCTGGCCGACAAGTACATGTACAAACCGGTCGAACTGCTTCTGTCGAAGGACGAGCCTTCCGCCGAAACCGTCAATCAGTTCTATGTGACGGTTGATCAGGAAAAAAAGACCGAACTCCTGCTGCATCTGCTTCGTCGCGAGCGACCCGAGCAATGCCTCGTCTTCACTCGCACCAAGCGTGGTGCGGATAAACTGGCTGATCGGATCAAGCGCGTGGTGAAGGGCGTGGCCGTGATTCACGGCGATTTGCCCCAGAGCGCCCGAGAGAAGGTGATGAAGGCTTTCCGGACGGGTGACATTCCTGTTTTGGTTGCCACCGACGTGGTCGGTCGAGGCATCGACGTCAACGGCATCAGCCACGTCATCAACTACGATATTCCGGACGACCCGGAGAACTACGTTCACCGGATTGGCCGGACTGGCCGGATGGGCCGTAACGGTGTCGCCTACCTGTTCGTCACCCCCGACCAGGGCGAACCGCTGACCAACATCGAAATGCTCATGAACCGAACCATTCCGCCTCTGCCGCTCGGTGAGTTCGAAGCACATGATGCCTCGGGCAAGCTTCAGCAGAAACGTGGTGCGTTCAAAGAGTTATTCAGTTATCTTTGA
- a CDS encoding TatD family hydrolase, giving the protein MAETSITAIGPLVDTHAHLDDSRMARDLPGVLSRARQAGVTQVVAIGTTAESSQDTVALAQAHRGVVAAIGIQPNHGSEAQPGDWERIVELTDAPKVVAIGETGLDRYWDRTPFSLQQDLFDRHLALAFEHELPVIIHCRQCEADTIAQLERLGRPVSGILHSFTGNWDDAQAFLALGLHLSFAGMVTFRNESLDPLREVAARMPIDRLLVETDSPYLSPHPFRGKTNEPARVALTCSRIAELRGMGAETLALQTTRNARHLFRLDDTETI; this is encoded by the coding sequence TTGGCTGAGACTTCGATCACCGCGATCGGTCCATTGGTCGATACTCACGCCCACCTCGACGACTCAAGGATGGCCCGCGACCTTCCCGGGGTCCTTTCTCGGGCCCGACAGGCAGGCGTGACTCAGGTCGTGGCCATTGGCACGACTGCGGAGTCATCGCAAGACACGGTGGCCCTGGCCCAGGCACACCGCGGAGTCGTCGCTGCGATCGGTATCCAACCGAACCACGGGTCCGAGGCTCAACCGGGCGACTGGGAGCGGATTGTTGAACTGACCGATGCGCCGAAGGTTGTCGCCATTGGTGAGACGGGACTCGACCGCTATTGGGATCGCACCCCGTTCTCGCTGCAGCAAGACCTGTTTGACCGACACCTCGCCCTGGCCTTCGAGCATGAGCTGCCAGTGATCATTCATTGCCGCCAGTGCGAGGCCGACACTATTGCCCAGCTTGAGCGACTTGGTCGTCCCGTCTCGGGAATCCTGCACTCGTTCACCGGCAACTGGGACGATGCTCAAGCATTCCTGGCGCTGGGACTTCACCTCTCCTTTGCCGGAATGGTCACGTTCCGCAACGAATCTCTCGACCCGCTACGCGAAGTTGCAGCTCGGATGCCCATTGATCGGCTCTTGGTCGAGACCGATAGCCCGTACCTGAGCCCCCACCCCTTCCGAGGGAAGACAAATGAGCCGGCTCGGGTCGCCTTGACCTGCAGTCGAATCGCCGAACTCCGAGGAATGGGGGCGGAAACACTGGCTCTCCAGACGACCCGAAATGCGCGTCATCTGTTCCGTCTCGATGACACCGAAACGATCTGA